The following are encoded together in the Acidobacteriota bacterium genome:
- a CDS encoding DUF1295 domain-containing protein translates to MGQAGRGLGEVHLLDLTGYPGFLTPWLVCAVILGLSVVLPARRVTGYVRGERTGELLRYRLNGLLVFAVTIGLWLLAGTSGVMPWDWLWTHRWSGAAGALALGIAASAAVVLTAPGRGGSVLKEFYLGRRANPRLLGGRVDAKMFLYVFGATLLELNLLSFAVHHYSTYPEDPSPGVVLYVALFTWFICDYLFFERVHLYTYDLFAERVGFKLVWGCLFFYPYCYGVGLWAAAGLPNPRAPAWLLVLAALVFFAGWSLARGANMQKFHFKLSPERTFLGRFRPEAISDGERRVLCSGFWGVSRHVNYLGEILMATGLALSLGHPALVAPWLYPLYYVLLLVPRERDDDRRCAAKYGPLWDEYRRRVPWRIVPRVY, encoded by the coding sequence GTGGGTCAAGCTGGCCGAGGCCTAGGCGAGGTCCATCTCCTGGACCTGACCGGCTATCCCGGTTTCCTCACGCCCTGGCTCGTCTGTGCCGTCATCCTCGGTCTCAGCGTCGTGCTGCCCGCCCGCCGGGTCACGGGCTACGTCCGCGGCGAGCGGACCGGTGAGCTTCTCCGGTACCGCCTGAACGGGCTACTGGTCTTCGCCGTCACGATCGGCCTGTGGCTCCTGGCCGGCACCAGCGGCGTGATGCCCTGGGACTGGCTGTGGACCCATCGCTGGAGCGGCGCCGCGGGGGCCCTGGCGCTCGGCATCGCCGCTTCGGCGGCGGTCGTCCTGACGGCGCCGGGCCGCGGCGGTTCCGTCCTGAAGGAGTTCTACCTCGGCAGGCGCGCCAACCCCCGCCTGCTCGGTGGCCGCGTCGACGCAAAGATGTTCCTCTACGTCTTCGGCGCCACCCTGCTCGAGCTGAACCTGCTCTCGTTCGCCGTCCACCACTACTCGACGTACCCCGAGGATCCGTCGCCCGGCGTCGTCCTCTACGTCGCGCTCTTCACATGGTTCATCTGCGACTACCTGTTCTTCGAGCGGGTTCACCTCTACACCTACGACCTGTTCGCCGAGCGGGTCGGTTTCAAGCTCGTCTGGGGCTGCCTGTTCTTCTACCCGTACTGCTACGGAGTCGGGCTATGGGCCGCCGCCGGCCTGCCCAATCCCCGCGCCCCCGCCTGGCTGCTCGTTCTGGCCGCTCTCGTCTTCTTCGCCGGCTGGTCGCTGGCGCGGGGCGCGAACATGCAGAAGTTCCACTTCAAGCTCAGTCCCGAACGGACGTTCCTCGGCCGCTTTCGGCCCGAAGCCATCTCGGACGGTGAGCGGCGCGTCCTGTGCAGCGGCTTCTGGGGCGTCTCGCGCCACGTCAACTATCTCGGCGAGATCCTGATGGCGACCGGGCTTGCCCTGAGCCTCGGCCACCCGGCGCTCGTGGCTCCCTGGCTCTATCCGCTGTACTACGTCCTCCTGCTCGTGCCACGGGAGCGCGACGACGACCGCCGCTGCGCCGCGAAGTACGGCCCGCTCTGGGACGAGTACCGGCGGCGGGTGCCCTGGCGCATCGTGCCACGGGTGTACTGA
- the boxC gene encoding 2,3-epoxybenzoyl-CoA dihydrolase, which produces MSKQATADGPSGHQAAGTVGEEPLNFRTHPDRYRHWQLRIEPPLAFLTLEVDEQAGLRPGYQLKQNSYDLGVDFELYDATQRLRFEHPEVHAVVLRSDRDRIFCAGANIGMLGSSSHQLKVNFCKFTNETRLAIEDACQHSGQRYLCAVRGTAAGGGYELALACDRILLADDGSSAVSLPEVPLLGVLPGTGGLTRLLDKRRVRRDRADLFCTLEEGVKGRRAVDWNLVDELLPRSSFDDGAKARALELAASSDRPAATGGADWLEAEPKLEADSIVYTALRIDFDRALGAARLTVLGPTEPPPADAPEALARSAAFWPLVLARELDDALLHLRLNETRIGQLVIESEGDLGAVAAFDAFLYRERAHWFPREVLLYWKRVLKRLDLTARSVFTLITPGSCFAGLLLELALAADRSYMFEGESEDGAPGPSIELGELNFGLFPTPNGLSRLETRFLGEEDATKRLRELVGVPLEAEDAEAAGLVTEILDDLDWEDEVRIALEERASFSPDALTALEANLRFPGPETLESKIFGRLSAWQNWIFQRPNAVGDEGALRLYGTGRRPRFDSERI; this is translated from the coding sequence ATGTCCAAGCAGGCCACCGCGGACGGACCTTCCGGGCACCAGGCCGCCGGAACCGTCGGCGAAGAGCCGCTCAACTTCCGCACTCACCCCGACCGCTACCGGCACTGGCAGCTCAGGATCGAACCGCCGCTCGCCTTCCTGACCCTGGAGGTCGACGAGCAGGCGGGGCTCCGGCCCGGCTACCAGCTCAAGCAGAACTCCTACGACCTGGGTGTCGACTTCGAGCTCTACGACGCCACACAACGACTGCGGTTCGAGCATCCGGAGGTCCACGCCGTCGTGCTCCGCTCGGACCGCGACCGCATCTTCTGCGCCGGCGCCAACATCGGCATGCTCGGCTCCTCCTCGCACCAGTTGAAGGTGAACTTCTGCAAGTTCACGAACGAGACCCGCCTGGCGATCGAAGACGCCTGCCAGCACTCCGGCCAGCGCTACCTGTGTGCGGTTCGCGGCACGGCCGCGGGCGGCGGCTACGAGCTGGCCCTCGCCTGCGATCGCATTCTCCTCGCCGACGACGGCAGTTCGGCCGTCTCGCTCCCTGAAGTGCCGCTCCTGGGAGTGCTTCCCGGCACCGGCGGACTGACCCGGCTCCTCGACAAGCGCCGCGTCCGCCGCGACCGGGCCGACCTGTTCTGCACCCTGGAGGAAGGCGTCAAGGGTCGGCGCGCCGTGGACTGGAACCTGGTCGACGAACTGTTGCCGCGATCCTCCTTCGACGACGGCGCGAAGGCGCGGGCACTGGAGCTCGCCGCCTCGAGCGACCGTCCCGCTGCAACCGGAGGCGCGGACTGGCTTGAGGCCGAACCGAAGCTGGAAGCGGACTCGATCGTCTACACAGCGCTCCGCATCGACTTCGACCGCGCGCTCGGCGCCGCCCGCCTGACCGTGCTCGGTCCGACCGAACCGCCGCCGGCCGATGCGCCGGAAGCACTGGCCCGGAGCGCCGCCTTCTGGCCTCTCGTCCTGGCTCGGGAACTGGACGACGCCCTGCTCCACCTGCGCCTGAACGAGACCCGGATCGGGCAGCTCGTCATCGAGTCCGAAGGCGACCTGGGCGCGGTGGCCGCCTTCGACGCGTTCCTCTACCGCGAACGCGCCCACTGGTTCCCGCGCGAGGTGCTGCTGTACTGGAAACGGGTGCTCAAGCGCCTCGACCTGACCGCGCGCAGCGTGTTCACGCTGATCACGCCGGGAAGCTGCTTCGCGGGTCTGCTGCTCGAACTCGCCCTGGCCGCGGACCGCTCGTACATGTTCGAGGGCGAGAGCGAAGATGGCGCGCCTGGGCCCTCCATCGAGCTCGGCGAACTGAACTTCGGCCTGTTCCCCACGCCGAACGGGCTCTCCCGCCTCGAGACGCGGTTCCTCGGCGAGGAGGACGCGACGAAGCGCCTTCGTGAACTCGTCGGCGTCCCTCTCGAAGCCGAAGATGCCGAAGCAGCCGGCCTGGTCACCGAGATCCTGGACGACCTGGACTGGGAGGACGAGGTGCGCATCGCGCTCGAGGAGCGGGCCAGCTTCTCGCCCGACGCGCTGACCGCGCTGGAGGCCAACCTCCGCTTCCCCGGTCCCGAAACCCTCGAGAGCAAGATCTTCGGGCGTCTCAGCGCCTGGCAGAACTGGATCTTCCAGCGGCCCAACGCGGTCGGCGACGAAGGCGCGCTCCGGCTCTACGGCACCGGCCGCCGACCACGTTTCGACAGCGAACGCATCTGA
- a CDS encoding ABC transporter substrate-binding protein, whose amino-acid sequence MSVVLVAGCRLAADSPPGSAPGSEAGERSITAVSYGGSYARAVVRGYHESFTEATGVQVDLADFQGGLAQVRAQVEAGAVHWDVVDLSVAETVSGCDEGVLELIDPSILPAGPGGELPEDDFLPEMNTECGVGNLLFSSIFAYNREVLTGPPPTRLADFFDLERFPGRRGVRRSPEAILEMALMADGVPKDRLYDVLSTPEGLERVFRKLDTIKDEVVSWDTSAQAPQLLADGEVLMTMAANGRIFNAQVLEGQPFVIVWDGQVLNRGQLAIVAGTPRLDDAIRFVQHAARSESMAGVGRYIAYSPARYSAEALIDRHFETGTEMWPHMPTNPANMKNYLMTDWQWWADHGDEMLERFTAWLAR is encoded by the coding sequence GTGAGCGTCGTCCTGGTCGCCGGCTGCCGGCTGGCCGCGGACTCGCCTCCGGGTTCGGCGCCGGGCAGCGAGGCGGGTGAGCGCTCGATCACTGCCGTTTCCTACGGAGGCTCCTACGCCCGCGCAGTCGTGAGGGGGTACCACGAGTCCTTCACGGAAGCGACCGGCGTTCAGGTCGACCTCGCCGACTTCCAGGGTGGACTGGCCCAGGTCCGGGCGCAGGTGGAAGCGGGCGCGGTCCACTGGGACGTCGTCGATCTCTCCGTGGCCGAGACGGTCAGCGGTTGCGACGAAGGCGTCCTGGAGTTGATCGATCCCTCGATCCTGCCGGCGGGCCCTGGCGGCGAGCTGCCGGAGGATGACTTTCTTCCCGAGATGAACACGGAGTGCGGCGTGGGCAACCTGCTGTTCTCCTCGATCTTCGCGTACAACCGGGAGGTCCTGACGGGACCGCCGCCGACCCGGCTCGCCGACTTCTTCGACCTGGAACGGTTTCCCGGGCGGCGTGGCGTGAGGCGGTCGCCGGAGGCAATTCTGGAGATGGCGTTGATGGCGGACGGGGTCCCCAAGGACCGTCTGTACGACGTGCTGAGTACGCCCGAGGGTCTCGAGCGCGTGTTCCGGAAGCTGGACACGATCAAGGACGAGGTCGTGTCGTGGGACACGTCCGCCCAGGCGCCGCAGTTGCTCGCGGACGGCGAGGTGCTGATGACGATGGCCGCGAACGGGCGCATCTTCAATGCCCAGGTACTCGAGGGGCAGCCCTTCGTCATCGTGTGGGACGGCCAGGTCCTGAACCGGGGTCAGCTCGCGATCGTCGCGGGTACGCCGCGGCTCGACGACGCGATCCGATTCGTCCAGCATGCAGCCCGCTCCGAGTCGATGGCGGGAGTCGGCCGCTACATCGCCTACAGTCCGGCGCGCTACTCGGCGGAAGCCCTGATCGACCGGCACTTCGAAACGGGCACGGAGATGTGGCCGCACATGCCGACGAACCCGGCGAACATGAAGAACTACCTGATGACCGACTGGCAATGGTGGGCGGACCACGGCGATGAGATGCTGGAGCGCTTCACCGCCTGGCTGGCGCGCTGA
- the boxB gene encoding benzoyl-CoA 2,3-epoxidase subunit BoxB, with amino-acid sequence MSKLDSTVDYDVLIPNNVALASDARVRRGLERWHPGYIDWWMDMGPDGFQTSDVYLRTAVRVESKGADKWAVFDYVKMPDYRWGILLAPQDPDRKIPFGRHVGEAAWQEVPGEYRAMLRRLIVIQGDTEPASVEQQRFLGKTAPSLYDMRNLFQVNVEEGRHLWAMVYLLQKYFGRDGREEAGELLRRRSGSDDAPRMLGAFNEETPDWLSFFLFTFFTDRDGRMQLESLAQSGFDPLSRTCRFMLTEEAFHMFVGETGVTRIVQRTCEAMAAAGMDDPSDVEAVRALGVIDLPTIQKKVNLHYSLTLDLFGSELSTNSANFFNAGLKGRFREHRLEDDHRLHEATYGIPEPANGSWQIVQHPALNALNARLRDDFTGDCSLGVGRWNKTIRQTGLDFEIALPHVAFHRQIGVYRDLHTTPAGRIVSEDEWTRRRHEWLPDDSDRAFIESLMKPEFRPGRYASWIAEPRIRINHKPGDFEWVKLAEA; translated from the coding sequence ATGTCCAAGCTCGACAGCACCGTCGACTACGACGTCCTGATCCCGAACAACGTCGCCCTGGCGTCGGACGCCCGCGTCCGCCGCGGCCTGGAACGCTGGCACCCCGGCTACATCGACTGGTGGATGGACATGGGGCCTGACGGCTTCCAGACGTCCGACGTCTATCTCCGCACCGCGGTACGAGTCGAGTCGAAGGGCGCGGACAAGTGGGCCGTCTTCGACTACGTGAAGATGCCCGACTACCGCTGGGGCATCCTGCTCGCACCGCAGGACCCGGACCGGAAGATCCCCTTCGGCCGCCACGTCGGCGAGGCCGCGTGGCAGGAGGTTCCGGGGGAGTACCGGGCCATGCTCCGGCGCCTGATCGTCATCCAGGGCGACACCGAACCGGCCTCCGTCGAGCAGCAGCGCTTCCTGGGCAAGACCGCTCCCTCGCTCTACGACATGCGCAACCTGTTCCAGGTCAACGTCGAGGAGGGTCGCCACCTCTGGGCAATGGTCTACCTGCTCCAGAAGTACTTCGGCCGCGACGGCCGGGAGGAGGCAGGCGAGCTGCTGCGCCGCCGCTCGGGCTCCGACGACGCCCCGCGAATGCTCGGCGCCTTCAACGAGGAGACGCCCGACTGGCTCTCCTTCTTCCTTTTCACCTTCTTCACCGATCGCGACGGCAGGATGCAGCTCGAATCCCTGGCGCAGTCGGGCTTCGACCCGCTGTCTCGCACCTGCCGCTTCATGCTGACGGAGGAGGCGTTCCACATGTTCGTCGGCGAGACCGGCGTGACCCGCATCGTTCAGCGGACGTGCGAGGCGATGGCGGCCGCCGGCATGGACGACCCCAGCGACGTCGAGGCGGTGCGGGCGCTCGGTGTGATCGACCTGCCGACGATCCAGAAGAAAGTGAACCTCCACTACTCCCTGACACTCGACCTGTTCGGCTCCGAACTGTCCACGAACTCCGCCAACTTCTTCAACGCCGGGCTCAAGGGCCGCTTTCGCGAGCATCGGCTTGAGGACGATCACCGGCTGCACGAAGCGACGTACGGCATCCCGGAACCGGCGAACGGCAGCTGGCAGATCGTGCAGCACCCGGCCCTGAACGCGCTCAACGCACGCCTGCGCGACGACTTCACCGGCGACTGCAGCCTCGGCGTTGGCCGCTGGAACAAGACGATTCGGCAGACAGGACTCGACTTCGAGATCGCCCTGCCCCACGTGGCCTTCCACCGGCAGATCGGCGTCTACCGCGACCTGCACACCACGCCGGCGGGCCGGATCGTCTCGGAAGACGAATGGACCCGGCGCCGGCACGAGTGGCTGCCCGACGACTCCGACCGCGCCTTCATCGAATCGCTGATGAAGCCCGAGTTCCGGCCCGGCCGCTACGCCTCCTGGATCGCGGAGCCGAGGATCCGGATCAACCACAAGCCCGGCGACTTCGAGTGGGTCAAGCTGGCCGAGGCCTAG
- a CDS encoding LLM class flavin-dependent oxidoreductase has translation MKTAVLQFFSWPDRRIPLEEVYRRAFQRIDIMDQTGYDAVWLAEHHFSSFSICPSIHMMGIEVAARTKNLRIGTGVSLAPFYNPLRLAEEVALLDVLSGGRVNWGVGRGFAEGEFRAFGVDPRYSYPVFREHVQAVVGAWTNEQLTFEGEHFQCQGVEVLPKPAQKPHPPVWLASSSPESMTWAAQNGFSIMLDPHSAHSRIAEKRELYREILEQHGHSIEGREIPMARLIACAPTRAEAEEIARRGALWTVRSHRQKGTRAVATDTRRNLERPELAARPFSQAGEEATAVARYLDGVILYGTPDELVDEIARLKEEMFLDYLLCAPLSHSSFVLFTDEVLPRI, from the coding sequence ATGAAGACCGCGGTGCTCCAGTTCTTCTCGTGGCCTGACCGGCGGATTCCCCTGGAAGAGGTCTACCGGCGGGCGTTCCAGCGCATCGACATCATGGACCAGACCGGGTACGACGCGGTGTGGCTGGCGGAGCACCACTTCAGCTCCTTCAGCATCTGTCCGTCGATCCACATGATGGGGATCGAGGTCGCCGCGCGCACCAAGAACCTGAGGATCGGCACGGGTGTTTCGCTGGCGCCCTTCTACAACCCCCTGCGCCTGGCGGAGGAGGTAGCGCTGCTCGACGTGCTCTCCGGCGGCCGGGTCAACTGGGGCGTCGGCCGCGGCTTTGCGGAGGGGGAGTTCAGGGCTTTCGGCGTCGACCCGCGCTACAGCTACCCGGTTTTTCGGGAACACGTGCAGGCGGTGGTCGGCGCATGGACGAACGAACAGCTCACTTTCGAGGGAGAGCACTTCCAATGCCAGGGTGTCGAGGTGCTACCCAAGCCGGCACAGAAGCCGCATCCGCCGGTGTGGCTGGCTTCCTCGTCGCCGGAGTCGATGACCTGGGCGGCTCAGAACGGCTTCTCGATCATGCTTGACCCTCACTCGGCGCATAGCCGGATCGCCGAGAAGCGCGAGCTGTACCGGGAGATCCTGGAGCAGCATGGCCACTCGATCGAGGGCCGGGAGATCCCGATGGCGCGCCTCATCGCCTGCGCGCCGACGCGGGCCGAAGCGGAGGAGATCGCCAGGCGCGGCGCGCTGTGGACGGTCAGGTCCCACAGGCAGAAGGGTACGCGGGCGGTCGCGACCGATACGCGGCGCAACCTCGAGCGCCCTGAGCTGGCCGCACGACCCTTCAGTCAGGCCGGCGAGGAGGCGACTGCGGTCGCTCGATACCTCGACGGTGTCATCCTGTACGGCACGCCGGACGAACTGGTTGACGAGATCGCGCGTCTGAAGGAGGAGATGTTCCTCGACTATCTGCTGTGCGCGCCGCTCAGTCACAGTTCGTTCGTGCTCTTCACGGACGAGGTTCTGCCTCGGATCTGA
- the pdxH gene encoding pyridoxamine 5'-phosphate oxidase, translated as MTAQDPFARFRHVFEHALATGLTEPNAMVLSSADEEGRPSSRVVLLKHFDREGFVFYTNLESRKGREILARPDVSLNFFWREPKEQVCIFGRAERVSDAEADAYFRTRDRNSQLGAWASQQSRPLASREQLLADFEQVTERFAGGDVPRPLHWTGLRVVPRRFEFWVAREHRLHDRTFYERDGDEWRMGLLYP; from the coding sequence GTGACTGCTCAGGATCCCTTCGCTCGCTTTCGGCACGTCTTCGAGCACGCCTTGGCCACGGGCCTGACCGAGCCGAACGCGATGGTCCTCTCCAGCGCCGACGAGGAGGGTCGTCCGTCGTCCCGGGTCGTGTTGCTGAAGCACTTCGACCGCGAGGGCTTCGTCTTCTATACGAACCTCGAGAGCCGCAAGGGCCGGGAGATCCTGGCGCGGCCGGACGTCAGCCTGAACTTCTTCTGGCGCGAACCGAAGGAGCAGGTGTGCATCTTCGGCCGTGCCGAGCGGGTCAGCGATGCCGAGGCCGATGCCTACTTCAGGACCCGCGACCGGAACAGCCAACTGGGCGCCTGGGCTTCGCAGCAGAGCAGGCCGCTCGCGAGCCGCGAGCAGCTCCTTGCCGACTTCGAGCAGGTTACCGAGCGGTTTGCGGGCGGCGACGTGCCGCGCCCGCTGCACTGGACGGGGCTGCGGGTCGTGCCCCGGCGTTTCGAGTTCTGGGTAGCCCGGGAGCACCGGCTCCACGACCGGACGTTCTACGAGCGGGACGGCGACGAGTGGCGGATGGGCCTGCTGTACCCGTAG
- a CDS encoding YIP1 family protein → MNSGDDNTGGAAGVAVVNPWEERKDRGRFSALVASLVLLATAPRKFFEGTRPDAGIWGPLLFAGLVTLIYMVLGSVVFTVLILTLPDQALEFVYQTVWRMDPSQFPTAEELPFGTTLFVLFAFQVLLLALPALFALTLVATLIVGTLVHLLLVVTRTSRPHGFRGTWVAICYANGANLLGIVPIAGELLATFCGAALFGIGLHVVQRVGVVRATVLASILPLLTVLALLIPRVLPHATS, encoded by the coding sequence GTGAACTCCGGGGACGATAACACCGGCGGCGCCGCGGGCGTCGCGGTCGTCAATCCGTGGGAGGAGCGGAAGGACCGCGGCCGGTTCTCCGCCCTCGTCGCCTCTCTGGTCCTCCTGGCCACCGCTCCGAGGAAATTCTTCGAGGGCACCCGGCCCGACGCGGGCATCTGGGGCCCCCTCTTGTTCGCGGGCCTGGTCACACTCATCTACATGGTCCTGGGAAGCGTGGTCTTCACGGTCCTCATCCTGACCCTTCCGGACCAGGCACTGGAGTTCGTCTACCAAACGGTGTGGCGAATGGATCCATCTCAGTTCCCCACTGCCGAGGAACTGCCCTTCGGAACCACCCTGTTCGTTCTCTTCGCGTTCCAGGTCCTCCTCCTTGCCCTTCCCGCCCTCTTCGCCCTCACGCTGGTCGCGACGTTGATCGTGGGTACGCTCGTCCACCTTCTGCTGGTCGTGACCCGCACGTCGAGGCCACACGGCTTCCGCGGGACCTGGGTCGCGATCTGCTACGCAAACGGCGCCAACCTCCTGGGCATCGTTCCCATCGCTGGCGAACTCCTGGCGACATTCTGCGGCGCAGCGCTGTTCGGGATCGGTCTCCACGTCGTTCAGCGAGTCGGAGTCGTCCGAGCCACGGTTCTGGCCTCCATCCTGCCCCTATTGACGGTCTTGGCGTTGCTGATCCCTCGGGTCCTGCCGCACGCCACCTCCTAG
- a CDS encoding ABC transporter ATP-binding protein, with translation MSVPTPDDRGENRVPHVEFEGVDKSYDGQNLVVRGLDLAVERGEFLTLLGPSGSGKTTCLMMLAGFEAPTAGSIRIAGRPIQDLPPHKRGIGMVFQNYALFPHMTVGGNLAFPLEVRGVEPALRRERVKRALSLVQLEGLEDRRPAHLSGGQQQRVAIARALVFEPELVLMDEPLGALDRRLREEMQYEIRRIHSSLGVTVVYVTHDQQEAMTLSDRVAVFHNGEIEQAASPEVLYEEPERAFVARFIGENNRLDGVVVSDEDGVCEVDIGGQLIRAMSLGLCPPGTRTTVVIRPERVAVAPPDGRYRNEVETRIDDMIFLGDHLRLHMTVGGASDFIAKIPNVVGHGAVLPGDTVRVGWAALDCRALVPEELAEGEEEW, from the coding sequence GTGAGCGTCCCGACCCCTGACGATCGCGGCGAGAACCGCGTCCCGCACGTCGAGTTCGAGGGCGTCGACAAGAGCTACGACGGCCAGAACCTGGTCGTGAGAGGGCTCGATCTCGCGGTGGAGCGGGGCGAGTTTCTGACCCTGCTGGGGCCTTCCGGCTCGGGCAAGACGACCTGCCTGATGATGCTCGCAGGTTTCGAGGCGCCGACCGCGGGATCGATCCGGATAGCCGGCCGGCCGATCCAGGATCTTCCGCCGCACAAGCGCGGAATCGGGATGGTGTTCCAGAACTACGCCCTGTTTCCCCACATGACGGTGGGCGGCAACCTGGCCTTTCCGCTCGAGGTGCGAGGCGTCGAGCCGGCCCTGCGGCGGGAGCGGGTCAAGAGGGCGCTTAGCCTGGTCCAACTGGAGGGGCTGGAGGACCGGCGGCCGGCGCACCTCTCGGGCGGCCAGCAGCAGCGCGTGGCAATTGCCCGGGCGCTGGTCTTCGAACCGGAACTCGTCCTGATGGACGAGCCGCTGGGCGCCCTCGACCGCCGCCTGCGCGAGGAGATGCAGTACGAGATCAGGCGTATCCACTCCTCCCTGGGCGTAACAGTCGTCTACGTGACGCACGACCAGCAGGAGGCGATGACGCTGTCCGACCGGGTGGCCGTGTTCCACAATGGCGAGATCGAGCAGGCGGCGTCGCCGGAAGTCCTGTACGAAGAGCCGGAACGCGCCTTCGTGGCGCGCTTCATCGGTGAGAACAACCGGCTCGACGGCGTTGTGGTCAGCGACGAAGACGGCGTCTGCGAAGTTGACATCGGCGGCCAGTTGATCCGGGCGATGAGCCTGGGTCTGTGCCCTCCGGGGACTCGAACCACAGTCGTCATCCGGCCCGAGCGCGTCGCGGTGGCTCCGCCGGACGGCCGCTACCGGAACGAAGTCGAGACCCGGATCGACGACATGATCTTTCTCGGTGACCATCTGCGCCTGCACATGACGGTCGGCGGCGCCTCCGACTTCATCGCGAAGATACCGAACGTCGTGGGTCACGGCGCCGTGCTGCCGGGCGACACAGTGCGTGTCGGTTGGGCGGCGCTCGACTGCCGGGCGCTGGTGCCCGAGGAACTGGCGGAAGGCGAAGAAGAGTGGTGA
- a CDS encoding ABC transporter substrate-binding protein, whose translation MRAAAVAVAALLAGCAPEAGDGPELDSSGPDTNEGAITVVSFGGSYARACVLGYHESFTAETGIQVNLEDYNGGLAQIRAQVEAGAVHWDVVDLGVADTVTGCDEGVLELIEPELLPPGPNGEAAADDFLPETNTECGVGTLLYSTIYAYNAETLPGPAPTTIADFFDLERFPGRRGMQRKPEANLEFALMADGVPKERIYELLGTAKGLDRAFEKLDTIKDEVVWWEAGAQPPQLLADGEVIMSTAWNGRIFNAQVLESQPFVIVWDGQIMDRGQLVVVAGTPNLQGALRFMRHAARAESMAGVGKYIAYSPARRSGQALIDRHAETGTDMWPHMPTNPANMKNFLMSDWEWWADHRDEMQERFAAWLAR comes from the coding sequence GTGAGGGCGGCCGCCGTCGCGGTCGCCGCGCTGCTGGCCGGCTGCGCGCCGGAGGCGGGAGATGGGCCGGAACTCGACTCTTCGGGTCCGGACACGAACGAAGGCGCGATCACCGTCGTCTCGTTCGGCGGTTCGTACGCCCGCGCCTGCGTTCTCGGCTACCACGAGTCCTTCACCGCCGAGACCGGCATCCAGGTCAACCTGGAGGACTACAACGGCGGTCTCGCGCAGATCCGCGCCCAGGTCGAGGCTGGCGCGGTTCACTGGGACGTCGTCGACCTGGGCGTCGCCGATACCGTGACCGGTTGCGACGAGGGTGTCCTGGAGCTGATCGAGCCCGAGCTGCTGCCGCCGGGTCCGAACGGCGAGGCGGCGGCGGACGACTTTCTGCCCGAGACGAACACGGAGTGTGGCGTGGGCACGCTGCTCTACTCCACGATCTACGCCTACAACGCGGAGACCCTGCCGGGTCCCGCGCCGACCACGATCGCCGACTTCTTCGACCTGGAACGCTTCCCCGGTCGCCGGGGGATGCAGCGTAAGCCGGAGGCGAACCTGGAGTTCGCGCTGATGGCCGACGGCGTGCCGAAGGAACGGATCTACGAGTTGCTCGGCACGGCGAAGGGTCTCGATCGCGCGTTCGAGAAGCTGGACACGATCAAGGACGAGGTCGTGTGGTGGGAGGCCGGCGCGCAACCGCCGCAGCTCCTCGCCGACGGCGAGGTCATCATGAGCACGGCATGGAACGGGCGGATCTTCAACGCACAGGTCCTGGAGAGTCAGCCCTTCGTCATCGTCTGGGACGGACAGATCATGGACCGGGGCCAGCTCGTCGTCGTGGCCGGCACTCCGAACCTTCAGGGCGCGCTGCGCTTCATGCGCCACGCCGCCCGCGCCGAGTCGATGGCGGGCGTGGGGAAGTACATCGCCTACAGCCCGGCCCGTCGTTCCGGCCAGGCGCTGATCGACCGGCACGCGGAGACGGGCACGGACATGTGGCCGCACATGCCGACGAACCCCGCGAACATGAAGAACTTCCTGATGAGCGACTGGGAGTGGTGGGCCGACCACAGGGACGAGATGCAGGAGCGGTTCGCGGCCTGGCTGGCGCGATGA